A region of Alteromonadaceae bacterium 2753L.S.0a.02 DNA encodes the following proteins:
- a CDS encoding amino acid adenylation domain-containing protein, which yields MLTNIGKETCVNSVDAYDAESAMYVFQRVAEAATQYPDRVALITPSGEFTYEWLNTEANRLAHHLLACGGDKGNRYAVCTEPSVHVFVALLAIHKMGGVYVPIDASFPAARILDMLSEVEPSAVLFYGGDVPQALLQATTDNSSVKFIDLSQINEVYKQYPTSDPTVDICESDISHIFFTSGTTGKPKGVLATHGNLRHYLNSAALKYGFNQNDIFIAAAKYTFSISFFELLLPLWVGASVMPVPRADVLDMKKLSAYFERATVFHIGPSLLKKVLPYIEKTYENLSVFSNMRHVSSGGDHVPPDVLEALKRIFITAEVYVIYGSTEISCMGCTWLVPRDGIVERTYVGLPHLDTSIRIEDSNGNLVSPGEAGELLFESPGVVKGYLNLPDLTAEKFVERGGKRYYRIGDIGKIAEDGLLRLMGRKDYQVQFHGIRIELLEIESTIRKYGEIQDCVVVGLNEAHSEEISLVAYVVLRSPNEFSLQNLLVHLNSYLPEYMIPARFVGLPQLPLNHNGKLDRSQLPEPSLNNMLVTSKFVTASGDIENTLVSMWETLFDLKGIGVNHDFFEIGGDSLLAVQFLGLVSEKFQRFIPITSLLQFPTIAQIAKILSGEVEVPEMGNVTVLKTGDTSLPPLFCLYGVFLYQELADAFNLPNMVCGVYLQEEVDLINEGVESAAFKAFTNVATIAQKYVDSITQYQQTGPYYLCGESFGGIIALEAAKLLEARGETVKLIAMLDSNAPGFLDSLARMERLKKHFYKLRMQGTNYLIQGGAYKLRKLKNSLATRLGISLREMAQNPDQDLRVNVRHIASQSYSPEYSQHSIKLFKAKIRSDFEPDNTDLGWGKIVSNVSVYEIDGDHLGILKGNSVRKIANIIELSFNR from the coding sequence ATCGCTTAGCGCACCACCTTTTAGCGTGTGGTGGCGACAAAGGCAATCGGTATGCTGTCTGCACAGAGCCATCGGTACACGTGTTTGTGGCTCTGTTGGCGATACACAAAATGGGCGGAGTTTATGTGCCGATCGATGCTTCATTTCCGGCGGCTCGAATTCTCGATATGCTCAGCGAAGTGGAGCCTTCGGCTGTGTTGTTCTATGGCGGGGATGTTCCTCAGGCACTACTACAAGCTACTACGGATAATAGTTCTGTTAAATTTATCGATCTTTCTCAAATTAATGAGGTTTATAAGCAATACCCCACCTCTGATCCAACTGTAGACATCTGCGAAAGCGATATCTCACATATATTTTTTACATCAGGAACGACTGGTAAACCTAAAGGTGTGTTGGCAACGCACGGCAATCTTAGGCATTACCTGAATAGTGCCGCACTGAAATACGGTTTCAATCAAAACGATATTTTTATCGCTGCGGCCAAATATACGTTTAGTATCAGTTTTTTTGAGTTGTTGCTGCCATTGTGGGTCGGTGCCAGTGTGATGCCCGTACCGCGCGCCGATGTGCTGGATATGAAAAAGCTTAGTGCTTATTTCGAGCGGGCAACAGTTTTTCATATCGGCCCGAGCCTCCTTAAAAAGGTATTACCCTATATAGAAAAAACTTACGAAAATTTAAGTGTGTTTTCGAATATGCGTCATGTCTCTTCGGGAGGGGACCACGTACCGCCCGATGTGCTGGAGGCACTAAAACGTATATTTATAACTGCAGAGGTCTATGTTATCTACGGTTCAACTGAAATCAGTTGTATGGGATGCACCTGGTTAGTACCTCGGGATGGTATTGTAGAGCGAACCTACGTTGGCCTTCCGCACCTCGATACATCTATTCGAATTGAAGATTCGAATGGCAATTTAGTCTCTCCTGGAGAAGCAGGGGAACTTTTGTTTGAATCCCCCGGCGTAGTAAAGGGTTATTTAAACTTGCCAGATCTCACAGCAGAAAAATTCGTTGAACGAGGTGGGAAACGCTACTATCGCATAGGGGATATAGGTAAAATTGCCGAAGATGGTTTGCTTCGGCTAATGGGGCGCAAAGACTATCAGGTACAGTTCCATGGTATTCGCATAGAGCTTCTTGAAATAGAATCCACTATTCGAAAATACGGTGAAATTCAAGATTGTGTTGTTGTTGGTCTTAATGAAGCACACAGCGAAGAAATAAGTCTGGTTGCATACGTGGTGCTTCGCTCACCCAATGAATTCAGTCTCCAAAATTTACTTGTTCATCTTAATTCCTACCTGCCTGAGTATATGATTCCCGCGCGATTTGTGGGTTTGCCGCAGCTGCCGTTAAATCACAATGGCAAACTTGACCGATCGCAGCTTCCCGAACCATCGCTAAACAACATGCTGGTGACTTCGAAATTTGTTACAGCCAGTGGTGACATCGAAAATACCTTGGTTTCCATGTGGGAAACATTGTTTGATCTCAAGGGTATCGGCGTAAACCATGATTTTTTTGAAATAGGAGGCGACTCTCTACTTGCAGTACAGTTTCTTGGATTGGTATCTGAGAAATTTCAGCGATTTATACCCATTACATCGCTTTTACAATTCCCCACGATTGCTCAAATAGCAAAGATTCTATCGGGTGAAGTGGAAGTTCCCGAGATGGGGAATGTGACTGTACTAAAAACAGGCGATACATCATTGCCACCGTTGTTTTGCTTATACGGTGTGTTTCTCTATCAGGAACTGGCTGACGCATTTAATTTGCCAAATATGGTGTGCGGCGTTTATCTGCAGGAAGAGGTGGATCTCATTAATGAGGGAGTGGAATCTGCTGCATTCAAAGCTTTTACGAATGTGGCGACAATTGCGCAAAAATATGTCGATTCGATAACACAGTATCAGCAAACCGGGCCCTACTATCTGTGTGGTGAATCCTTTGGGGGAATAATAGCGCTTGAAGCCGCTAAGCTTCTTGAGGCGCGTGGTGAAACTGTTAAATTGATCGCAATGCTCGATAGTAACGCACCCGGGTTTCTCGATAGTTTGGCGCGCATGGAGCGTTTAAAGAAGCATTTTTATAAACTGCGCATGCAGGGTACTAACTACCTTATTCAGGGTGGGGCATACAAATTGCGCAAGCTAAAGAATAGTTTGGCTACACGGCTGGGGATATCACTCAGAGAGATGGCTCAAAACCCCGACCAGGATTTACGCGTAAACGTGCGACATATCGCTTCGCAAAGTTATTCTCCAGAATATTCACAGCATTCCATAAAATTATTTAAAGCAAAAATCCGATCCGACTTCGAGCCAGATAACACAGATCTGGGCTGGGGGAAAATAGTTAGCAATGTTTCTGTCTATGAAATAGACGGTGACCATTTGGGAATTTTGAAAGGCAATAGTGTGCGTAAAATCGCGAATATCATTGAATTATCTTTTAATCGATAA